The Sporomusaceae bacterium genome window below encodes:
- the nifD gene encoding nitrogenase molybdenum-iron protein alpha chain, whose product MAMTLEQISEMLAKYPAKVEKNRKKHIVIKDAAAGRQEIEANTRTIPGIITNRGCAYAGCKGVVLGPLKDMVHITHGPIGCAFYTWGARRNKARSEDPGENFMNYCVSTDMQESDIVFGGEKKLARVIDEVAEIFKPKAITVSATCPVGLIGDDINAVAKAAEERLGIPILAFSCEGYKGVSQSAGHHIANNGLMERVIGAGDSEEAPGKYPINILGEYNIGGDSWEIERILEEVGYTVVSVMTGDGSYADLQNAHTAELNLVQCHRSINYIAGMLETKYGTPWLKVNFIGVAATAESLRNMARYFDDPALTARTEEVIARELARVEPQLEQYRKLCEGKTAFCFVGGSRGHHYQGLFAELGIDTVLAGYEFAHRDDYEGREVIPEIKTDADSKNIPDLHVAADERRFRLKMSPERLAELKRQIPLSYYAGMHADMADGTIMVDDLNHYETEEFIKLLKPDIFASGIKDKYVVQKMGIPAKQLHSYDYSGPYAGFNGAVNFARDVSMGFVSPTWNFIVPPWKDEPLLTGSVTEEGVA is encoded by the coding sequence ATGGCCATGACTCTGGAGCAAATCAGCGAGATGCTGGCTAAATACCCGGCGAAGGTGGAAAAGAACCGCAAGAAGCATATCGTTATCAAAGATGCGGCGGCCGGTAGGCAGGAGATAGAAGCAAATACCCGCACCATCCCCGGCATTATCACTAACCGCGGCTGCGCCTACGCCGGCTGCAAGGGCGTGGTGCTCGGCCCGCTCAAGGATATGGTCCACATCACCCACGGACCGATCGGCTGCGCCTTCTATACCTGGGGCGCCCGCCGCAACAAGGCGAGGTCTGAGGACCCCGGCGAGAATTTCATGAATTATTGTGTTTCAACCGACATGCAGGAGAGCGATATCGTTTTCGGAGGCGAGAAGAAGCTGGCCAGGGTTATCGACGAGGTCGCGGAAATTTTCAAACCCAAGGCGATCACTGTTTCGGCAACCTGTCCGGTGGGGCTGATCGGCGACGATATCAACGCCGTGGCCAAGGCGGCCGAGGAGCGGCTGGGTATCCCCATCCTGGCGTTCAGCTGCGAAGGCTACAAAGGGGTGAGCCAGTCGGCCGGCCATCATATCGCCAACAACGGCCTGATGGAAAGGGTGATCGGCGCCGGCGACAGTGAGGAGGCCCCTGGCAAGTATCCTATCAATATCCTCGGCGAGTACAACATCGGCGGCGACAGCTGGGAGATCGAGCGGATACTGGAGGAGGTAGGCTACACCGTCGTGTCGGTCATGACGGGCGACGGCTCGTACGCTGATCTCCAGAACGCCCATACCGCCGAACTTAATCTCGTGCAGTGCCACCGCTCGATCAACTATATCGCCGGCATGCTGGAGACAAAGTACGGCACGCCGTGGCTGAAGGTCAACTTCATCGGCGTCGCCGCCACCGCCGAGTCGCTGCGCAATATGGCCCGCTACTTCGACGACCCGGCACTTACCGCGCGGACGGAGGAGGTCATCGCCCGCGAGCTCGCCCGGGTGGAGCCGCAGCTGGAGCAATACCGCAAGCTGTGCGAGGGCAAGACGGCGTTCTGCTTTGTCGGCGGGTCGCGCGGCCACCACTACCAGGGCCTGTTCGCCGAGCTGGGCATAGACACGGTGCTGGCCGGCTACGAGTTCGCCCACCGCGACGACTACGAAGGGCGGGAGGTCATCCCGGAAATAAAGACAGACGCCGACTCGAAAAACATCCCCGATCTCCATGTTGCCGCCGACGAGCGCCGTTTCCGCCTCAAGATGTCGCCGGAGAGGCTGGCGGAACTGAAGCGGCAGATCCCCCTTAGCTATTATGCCGGCATGCACGCCGACATGGCGGACGGCACGATCATGGTCGACGATCTCAACCACTATGAGACGGAGGAGTTCATCAAACTCCTGAAGCCCGACATTTTCGCCTCCGGCATCAAAGATAAGTATGTCGTGCAGAAGATGGGCATCCCGGCCAAGCAGCTGCATTCCTACGATTACAGCGGTCCCTACGCCGGTTTTAACGGCGCCGTGAATTTCGCCCGCGACGTGAGCATGGGTTTCGTTTCCCCGACCTGGAACTTCATCGTTCCCCCCTGGAAGGATGAGCCGCTTTTGACCGGCTCGGTAACCGAGGAAGGAGTGGCCTGA
- the nifH gene encoding nitrogenase iron protein, translating into MRQVAIYGKGGIGKSTTTQNTVAALAEAGKKVMVVGCDPKADSTRLLLGGLCQKTVLDTLRDEGDDIELDEILKPGFRDTRCVESGGPEPGVGCAGRGIITSINMLESLGAYTPDLDYVFYDVLGDVVCGGFAMPIREGKAEEIYIVASGELMALYAANNIAKGIQKYAANGKVRLGGIICNSRKVDNELPLLQAFAEELGSQLIYFVPRDNLVQRAEINKKTVVDFDPEAGQANEYRCLAAAIDNNKMFVIPKPMTQDRLEELMMQHGFLDAIA; encoded by the coding sequence ATGCGACAAGTGGCTATATACGGTAAGGGCGGGATCGGTAAATCGACGACGACCCAGAATACGGTGGCGGCTTTGGCCGAAGCCGGCAAGAAGGTAATGGTGGTCGGCTGCGACCCGAAGGCCGACTCGACCCGCCTGCTGCTGGGCGGCCTGTGCCAGAAGACGGTGCTGGACACGCTGCGGGACGAGGGCGACGATATCGAGCTTGATGAAATTCTCAAACCCGGTTTCAGGGATACCCGCTGCGTTGAATCGGGCGGTCCCGAGCCTGGCGTCGGCTGCGCCGGCCGCGGCATCATCACTTCGATCAATATGCTGGAGTCGCTGGGGGCGTATACCCCCGATCTGGATTACGTATTTTACGATGTGCTCGGCGACGTGGTGTGCGGCGGGTTTGCAATGCCCATCCGCGAGGGCAAGGCGGAAGAAATCTATATCGTGGCTTCGGGTGAGCTGATGGCTCTGTATGCCGCCAACAACATCGCCAAAGGCATCCAGAAATACGCGGCCAACGGCAAGGTCAGGCTGGGCGGCATTATCTGCAACAGCCGCAAGGTCGACAACGAGCTGCCGCTGCTGCAGGCGTTCGCCGAAGAGCTAGGCTCCCAGCTTATCTATTTCGTGCCGCGGGATAATCTGGTGCAGCGGGCTGAGATTAACAAAAAGACGGTTGTCGATTTCGATCCCGAGGCCGGCCAGGCGAACGAATACCGGTGTTTGGCCGCGGCTATAGACAATAACAAGATGTTTGTCATCCCCAAACCGATGACGCAGGACCGGCTGGAAGAGCTGATGATGCAGCACGGTTTTCTCGACGCGATAGCTTAG
- a CDS encoding P-II family nitrogen regulator, whose amino-acid sequence MKEIIAVIRMNKTNAMKRALVEAGVAGFTAAKVLGRGKLVEDPAVIAERKAKLLALAGDEVEPAETEQLVDGFLDGSRLFPRRLFTVMAHDGDVPRIVDAIMKANRTTNKVGDGKIFVLPVLDAVRVRTGEAGDAAL is encoded by the coding sequence ATGAAAGAGATTATCGCGGTCATCCGCATGAACAAAACCAATGCCATGAAACGGGCCCTGGTCGAGGCCGGGGTGGCCGGCTTCACCGCCGCCAAGGTGTTGGGCCGGGGCAAACTGGTCGAGGACCCGGCGGTGATCGCCGAGCGCAAGGCGAAGCTGCTGGCTTTAGCCGGCGACGAGGTGGAGCCGGCGGAGACTGAGCAGCTTGTCGACGGCTTCCTGGACGGCTCGCGGCTCTTCCCCCGGCGGCTGTTCACCGTCATGGCTCACGACGGGGATGTGCCCCGCATCGTGGACGCGATCATGAAAGCCAACCGCACTACCAATAAGGTGGGCGACGGCAAAATCTTTGTACTGCCCGTCCTCGACGCCGTCCGCGTGCGGACGGGCGAAGCCGGCGACGCCGCCCTGTAA
- a CDS encoding P-II family nitrogen regulator, whose protein sequence is MLLIRAIVRPEKKDEVLAELSRAGFHAATVVDVVGRGKQKGIKIGGIVYDEIPKSLILMAVRDEDKDDVVRTVLAAAKTSEKGAYGDGKVFVSPLEEAYTISSGAKGL, encoded by the coding sequence ATGTTACTCATTCGCGCAATCGTCAGGCCGGAGAAGAAGGACGAGGTGCTTGCCGAGTTATCGCGGGCCGGTTTCCACGCCGCTACGGTCGTCGATGTCGTCGGCCGCGGCAAGCAAAAGGGCATCAAGATCGGCGGCATCGTTTACGACGAAATTCCCAAGTCGCTCATTCTCATGGCTGTTCGCGACGAGGATAAGGACGACGTCGTCCGCACGGTGCTGGCCGCGGCCAAAACGAGCGAAAAAGGCGCCTACGGCGACGGCAAGGTGTTCGTCAGCCCGCTGGAGGAGGCTTACACCATTTCCAGCGGCGCCAAGGGTCTGTAG